GAAAATGCGTTCGGGAAACAACGAGAAGCACGAGTTTCTGGGGCAGATCGGTTTCAATGGCGTGGAACTCGGTGCAGAGGGTCCGTTCTCAAGAAAAAGTGGCGCATCGTACCTCATCAATTTCCGTTACTCCACCTTGGCATTGTTCAAATTGGGAGGCGTGAATTTTGGTACGGGAGATGCGGTGCCGAAATACTCGGATGTCAGTTTCAAGGTGCGCATTCCTACCAAACATGCGGGTATTTTCGAGATGTTCGGGATGGGCGGCATCAGCAGCATCGACTTCCTGGCCAGCCAATCGAAGGACAATTCCACCAACTTCTACTCGCAAGGCGGGTTGGATATTTACAACCGCACCAAAACGGGCGTTGTCGGAGTTTCCAACACGTTTCTTTTCAAGAATGCGAGCTATCTGAAGACCACTTTTGCGGCCAGCACCTTGCTGAAGCAGGATGTGGTCGATAGTGTGGATGTGACCAAGAACCCGTTCGATTGGTACAAGCAGAACTTCCAGGACCATCGGTTCCAAGCATCCATTTTCTACAAGATAAAATTCAATGCAAAACATAACCTGAAGGTTGGCACGCGCTACACGGTTTTCTATTCCATTTTGCAGGACAGTGCCTTTATTCCAAGCTGGAACAGTTACCAAACGCTGACAAATTTTGATGGCGTGACCGCACTCATTCAACCTTACGCACAATGGCAATGGCGCTGGAGCAATTCGTGGACAATGAACACAGGACTGCACGGCCAAGTGCTGACGCTGAACGGTGCCTACACCGTGGAACCTCGCTGGGGCTTACAATGGAAGGTGAATCCACGCCACAAACTTTCATTGGCGTACGGGCTTCACAGCCAGATGGTAACGCTGGACAAGTATTTCCTGGTGATGGAAGATTCTACAGGAAAGAAGGAAATGCCTAACAAGAACCTCGATTTCGTGAAGAGCCATCACGTGGTTTTGGGTTACGATTGGAGCCTTCCGTGGGATATGCGCATCAAAGTGGAGGCGTATTACCAATACATCTATGATGCGGTTATCGGTGCCGACACCAATTCGTATTCCTCCCTGAACGTTGGCAGTTTTACGCAAAGCGGACCTGACAACCTTGTGAATGGTGGAACGGGAACCAACTACGGAGTGGAGATCACGTTCGAGAAATTCCTGACAAAAGGTTATTACTGGCTGCTCACGGCATCGTTCTACGACTCGAAATACGTGGCCAGCGATGGTATTGTGCGCAACACGGTTTTCAACGGAAATTATGTGGTGAACGTGCTTGGCGGTTACGAGCTGCGACTGAACCGCAAAAACCCCCGCGAGCGATTGCCAAAACCAACTTTCAGCGAACGCAAACTGAAGCGATGGACCAAGAAGCAGGATCTGCGAAAGGCCACCAAACATTCGTTGAAATTCGATGTGAAGTTCACCATTGCGGGAGGTTCGCGTTACACGCCTATCGACCTTCAGGCATCTGCCTTGGCCAAGAAGGCTGTATATGTGGATGAGGCAGCCTATTCGCAGCAGTTCCAGCCGTACTACCGATTGGACCTTGGACTGACCTACCGCATGAGCCGCCCGAAGCTTACGCAGGAGTTTTCGGCATCTTGCCAAAATGTGACGGACAAGCAGAATCCGTTGTACAATCAGTACAACCCCGACCTGAACAAATTGGTGAATGTGAACCAGTTGGGCATCTACCCGCTTTTGCAGTACAAGATCCTTTTCTGATCCTGTCCCAGTACGTACATGCAATTTTTGTCGACAGACAACATTGCATTTCCAGCAACAGTTGTGTACCTTAGAAGGTGAATT
The nucleotide sequence above comes from Flavobacteriales bacterium. Encoded proteins:
- a CDS encoding TonB-dependent receptor; its protein translation is MSRLFAQLFLLFIPVFALAQTQTIRGVVTDQESKMPIIGAAVVVLGSDPIIGTTTDIDGKFHLPKMKVGRIDLQISYLGYEPRTLSGVQLVSGKELVLNVEMVEQVLKKDEVVVKASRSKEEVINTMATVSARVFSTEEASRYAGTRNDVSRMATNFAGVRGANDATNDIVIRGNSPTGLLWRLEDIDIPNPNHFGSLGSTGGPVSMLNSNVLANSDFLTGAFPSEYGNGISGVFDLKMRSGNNEKHEFLGQIGFNGVELGAEGPFSRKSGASYLINFRYSTLALFKLGGVNFGTGDAVPKYSDVSFKVRIPTKHAGIFEMFGMGGISSIDFLASQSKDNSTNFYSQGGLDIYNRTKTGVVGVSNTFLFKNASYLKTTFAASTLLKQDVVDSVDVTKNPFDWYKQNFQDHRFQASIFYKIKFNAKHNLKVGTRYTVFYSILQDSAFIPSWNSYQTLTNFDGVTALIQPYAQWQWRWSNSWTMNTGLHGQVLTLNGAYTVEPRWGLQWKVNPRHKLSLAYGLHSQMVTLDKYFLVMEDSTGKKEMPNKNLDFVKSHHVVLGYDWSLPWDMRIKVEAYYQYIYDAVIGADTNSYSSLNVGSFTQSGPDNLVNGGTGTNYGVEITFEKFLTKGYYWLLTASFYDSKYVASDGIVRNTVFNGNYVVNVLGGYELRLNRKNPRERLPKPTFSERKLKRWTKKQDLRKATKHSLKFDVKFTIAGGSRYTPIDLQASALAKKAVYVDEAAYSQQFQPYYRLDLGLTYRMSRPKLTQEFSASCQNVTDKQNPLYNQYNPDLNKLVNVNQLGIYPLLQYKILF